From a single Vitis vinifera cultivar Pinot Noir 40024 chromosome 18, ASM3070453v1 genomic region:
- the LOC100245445 gene encoding putative HVA22-like protein g isoform X2, with the protein MVFGYAYPAYECFKTVEKNKPEIEQLRFWCQYWILVAAITVCERIGDTFISWVPMYSEAKLAFFIYLWYPKTKGTTYVYDSFFKPYVAKHETEIDRNLLELRTRAGDVAVLYWQKAASYGQTRIFDILQYVASQSTPRPRPAQQQGPRARQKPAAANRRSATATQPPQTEEPPSPTSSTTSSQNQEEATQEEPPPSQEPKEAAPPAPTLNAQKTTVTQPATETTSQSTSNGAEDMQIEPVSSLPNENANPQPPETVMEETIRVTRSKFRKTRSTVNR; encoded by the exons TGAATGCTTTAAAACCGTGGAAAAGAATAAACCAGAGATTGAGCAACTTCGTTTTTGGTGCCAGTATTG GATTTTAGTTGCTGCAATAACAGTCTGTGAGAGAATTGGTGATACTTTCATTTCATG GGTACCAATGTACAGTGAAGCAAAGTTGGCATTCTTTATATATCTATGGTATCCTAAAACAAAG GGAACAACATATGTTTATGATTCCTTCTTTAAGCCATATGTTGCAAAGCACGAGACAGAAATTGATCGCAACTTGTTGGAACTAAGGACTAGGGCTGGAGATGTTGCAGTTCTGTATTGGCAAAAAGCTGCAAGCTATGGCCAGACAAGAATTTTTGACATTTTGCAGTATGTTGCTTCACAGTCAACACCAAGACCACGTCCTGCTCAG CAACAAGGTCCTAGGGCTCGCCAAAAACCTGCTGCAGCAAATCGCCGGTCTGCTACTGCAACACAACCACCTCAAACAGAAGAACCACCATCTCCAACTTCTAGCACAACTTCAAGTCAGAACCAAGAGGAGGCAACCCAAGAAGAGCCGCCTCCATCACAGGAACCTAAAGAGGCAGCTCCACCAGCACCAACCTTGAATGCACAAAAAACAACTGTAACTCAACCCGCCACAGAAACCACCAGCCAATCAACATCAAATGGAGCAGAGGACATGCAGATCGAACCAGTCTCATCTTTGCCAAATGAAAATGCTAATCCTCAACCACCGGAGACTGTCATGGAAGAAACAATTCGGGTTACCCGAAGTAAATTCAGGAAAACCCGGTCCACGGTGAACCGCTGA
- the LOC100245445 gene encoding putative HVA22-like protein g isoform X1 has translation MIGSFLTRGLVMVFGYAYPAYECFKTVEKNKPEIEQLRFWCQYWILVAAITVCERIGDTFISWVPMYSEAKLAFFIYLWYPKTKGTTYVYDSFFKPYVAKHETEIDRNLLELRTRAGDVAVLYWQKAASYGQTRIFDILQYVASQSTPRPRPAQQQGPRARQKPAAANRRSATATQPPQTEEPPSPTSSTTSSQNQEEATQEEPPPSQEPKEAAPPAPTLNAQKTTVTQPATETTSQSTSNGAEDMQIEPVSSLPNENANPQPPETVMEETIRVTRSKFRKTRSTVNR, from the exons TGAATGCTTTAAAACCGTGGAAAAGAATAAACCAGAGATTGAGCAACTTCGTTTTTGGTGCCAGTATTG GATTTTAGTTGCTGCAATAACAGTCTGTGAGAGAATTGGTGATACTTTCATTTCATG GGTACCAATGTACAGTGAAGCAAAGTTGGCATTCTTTATATATCTATGGTATCCTAAAACAAAG GGAACAACATATGTTTATGATTCCTTCTTTAAGCCATATGTTGCAAAGCACGAGACAGAAATTGATCGCAACTTGTTGGAACTAAGGACTAGGGCTGGAGATGTTGCAGTTCTGTATTGGCAAAAAGCTGCAAGCTATGGCCAGACAAGAATTTTTGACATTTTGCAGTATGTTGCTTCACAGTCAACACCAAGACCACGTCCTGCTCAG CAACAAGGTCCTAGGGCTCGCCAAAAACCTGCTGCAGCAAATCGCCGGTCTGCTACTGCAACACAACCACCTCAAACAGAAGAACCACCATCTCCAACTTCTAGCACAACTTCAAGTCAGAACCAAGAGGAGGCAACCCAAGAAGAGCCGCCTCCATCACAGGAACCTAAAGAGGCAGCTCCACCAGCACCAACCTTGAATGCACAAAAAACAACTGTAACTCAACCCGCCACAGAAACCACCAGCCAATCAACATCAAATGGAGCAGAGGACATGCAGATCGAACCAGTCTCATCTTTGCCAAATGAAAATGCTAATCCTCAACCACCGGAGACTGTCATGGAAGAAACAATTCGGGTTACCCGAAGTAAATTCAGGAAAACCCGGTCCACGGTGAACCGCTGA